One window of Methanogenium organophilum genomic DNA carries:
- a CDS encoding lectin like domain-containing protein — protein sequence MMNYPSAMRFACLLITALLIVQGAAALTFEQAPLNPAFVAYTEGADAGAVACYSAVYPSPGADPAPFATGLLPSPAVVYWPDGYTAPAVTDAAALPARFDLRDEGRVTPVRDQGKCGSCWAFATYGSLESTYLTDSGEETNFSENNMKNLCSDEYEDGFDYGPCDGGFAFMSDAYLVRGSGPVWEADDPYALPMPSNISPTDLSPVLDVREVTFLPQRTGPLDNDLFKEQLMQEGAIWVSFYVNWSCFADNYTTYYWPGDEEEYTINGGHAVTLVGWDDAFPKESFAVEPPGDGAFILKNSWGTKSGEDGYFYISYYDPIIGTFGKEGQEFVMDDRNRTSAGAVYTGVPADDERRIYQYDPLGWTTSAGTESEGPLYGANVFTADGYEALTDVSFYTRGPGAGYTVAIFTNFTTPPGDDAPVAWTAGTCTLPGYHTISLPEAVPLTPGEVFSVVLAIDDPSDTYPLVIEMPVDGYSSQATAGPGESYVSENWGETWEDVNDLLPNTNLCIKAFTHPLTVVPRDYATIQDAVNASASGDTIIVEAGTYPEEISINKTLTLLGMDGAVVATPADGTGIEIEAENVTVAGFMCDGGGSARYGIAAWWDNCTISDCQITGYENGLWLPSVQGLTLSDIASYDNDCNFMYENPDADPGNAIAETVTVNGRPVIYREGVTGETIDASTDAGAVICVNCTDMTIRDTATDAIGYGYYLCWCEDILLDTVTADDVEIGLGVLHSANVTVQDSIFGPDTMEGMLLLDNNGLFVDENEIACSGDGIFSMIIENFTISDNTITARDTAMEGWMCVNGSVTGNSINGNPDTGMEILLAQDISLQNNTVDASSEGISALYFWDSLVSGNTVRCNDTGIGLLVLGYGSEISENTVDNCSVQAIMELNNSSVSGNRFSGGAYPVIEASDGGGAVYVYRNDFVLTETVPDGDILSATAAAEMPATAAMDAAAAFSVSGYSIEDVLPGEWDKTGQFSAMAAATDVPVIAQQADAANVTWHSPAPVTYWYGVQKCNETMGNYWSTYTGTDTTHDGIGDTPFVYLNETKDWYPLVNTIASYSLTEPQLPDGDDPAGDIAVAGTLSTGESATLRFTGSPVQTVTLTATETTGKVVLTVDRAPTGPAGLTGPVYSYLSAQLSGMTDGEVGGAAISFRVPAAWLRAEGLEPADISLFRFHDGAWQELPTSVVSEEGGWVSFEAITPGFSTFAIAEGGTLNATIDAIPDMMGPGPEIINDTADDAGSFATEPDGETAPEPQVTVAVPDATDAATPQASPAGALPLLAGAAGAALLLRRR from the coding sequence ATGATGAACTACCCCTCCGCCATGCGATTTGCATGCCTACTCATTACTGCCCTCCTTATCGTGCAGGGGGCAGCAGCACTCACGTTTGAACAGGCACCCCTCAATCCGGCCTTTGTCGCCTATACCGAGGGGGCGGATGCCGGTGCTGTGGCCTGCTACAGCGCTGTGTACCCGTCACCGGGTGCAGATCCAGCGCCGTTTGCCACCGGCCTCCTGCCGTCACCGGCAGTGGTCTACTGGCCGGACGGTTATACGGCGCCTGCTGTAACCGATGCCGCGGCCCTCCCCGCACGCTTTGACCTCCGCGACGAAGGACGGGTCACCCCGGTCCGGGACCAGGGGAAGTGCGGCAGCTGCTGGGCATTTGCGACCTACGGGTCGCTGGAGTCGACCTATCTGACCGATTCAGGAGAAGAAACGAACTTCTCGGAGAACAACATGAAGAACCTCTGCTCGGATGAGTATGAGGACGGATTTGATTACGGCCCCTGCGACGGAGGTTTTGCCTTCATGTCCGACGCCTATCTCGTTCGCGGAAGCGGCCCCGTGTGGGAGGCGGATGACCCGTATGCACTGCCAATGCCCTCCAACATTTCTCCCACCGATCTTTCGCCGGTGCTTGACGTCCGTGAGGTAACGTTCCTGCCGCAGCGGACCGGGCCCCTTGATAACGACCTCTTCAAGGAGCAGCTGATGCAGGAAGGGGCCATCTGGGTCTCGTTCTACGTAAACTGGTCCTGCTTTGCGGACAACTACACCACCTACTACTGGCCGGGTGATGAGGAGGAGTATACCATCAACGGCGGTCACGCGGTCACCCTCGTCGGATGGGACGACGCCTTCCCGAAGGAGTCCTTTGCCGTGGAACCCCCGGGTGACGGTGCGTTCATCCTCAAAAACAGCTGGGGTACCAAATCCGGGGAGGATGGATACTTCTATATCTCCTATTATGACCCTATCATCGGCACCTTCGGCAAAGAGGGACAGGAATTTGTAATGGATGACAGGAATCGCACGTCCGCAGGAGCGGTCTACACCGGCGTTCCCGCCGATGACGAGAGACGGATATACCAGTACGACCCCCTCGGCTGGACAACAAGTGCCGGCACCGAGAGTGAAGGCCCCCTCTATGGAGCAAATGTCTTTACGGCAGACGGGTATGAGGCACTCACCGACGTAAGTTTCTACACCCGCGGGCCGGGGGCAGGATACACGGTCGCCATCTTCACGAACTTCACCACTCCGCCGGGCGATGACGCACCGGTCGCGTGGACGGCCGGCACCTGTACCCTTCCGGGATATCACACCATCTCCCTCCCCGAAGCAGTCCCTCTCACTCCCGGCGAGGTATTCTCGGTCGTCCTTGCAATCGATGACCCGAGCGATACCTATCCCCTTGTCATTGAGATGCCAGTAGACGGCTACTCCTCACAGGCCACCGCCGGGCCCGGCGAGAGTTACGTGAGCGAAAACTGGGGAGAGACCTGGGAAGACGTAAACGACCTCTTGCCCAACACGAACCTCTGCATCAAGGCGTTTACGCACCCCCTCACTGTCGTGCCGCGGGACTATGCGACCATCCAGGATGCGGTGAACGCCTCGGCGTCGGGTGACACCATCATCGTTGAAGCAGGCACGTATCCGGAAGAGATCTCCATCAACAAAACCCTCACCCTGCTGGGCATGGACGGGGCTGTTGTTGCCACCCCGGCAGACGGGACGGGGATTGAGATCGAAGCAGAGAATGTCACCGTTGCAGGCTTCATGTGCGATGGCGGCGGGAGCGCACGCTACGGGATCGCAGCATGGTGGGATAACTGCACCATCTCTGACTGCCAGATCACCGGATATGAGAATGGTCTCTGGCTTCCCTCGGTGCAGGGCCTCACCCTCTCAGACATCGCCAGTTATGACAATGACTGCAATTTCATGTACGAGAACCCGGATGCAGACCCCGGCAACGCAATTGCTGAAACCGTCACCGTGAACGGGCGTCCGGTCATCTACCGCGAGGGTGTAACAGGAGAGACAATTGACGCCTCCACAGACGCGGGTGCCGTCATCTGCGTGAACTGCACGGACATGACCATCCGGGACACCGCGACCGACGCCATCGGGTACGGCTACTACCTCTGCTGGTGTGAGGACATACTCCTCGATACTGTCACCGCTGATGATGTGGAAATCGGCTTGGGGGTGCTGCATTCAGCAAATGTCACCGTACAGGACTCCATATTTGGCCCGGACACAATGGAGGGGATGTTGCTTTTAGACAATAACGGGCTTTTCGTGGACGAAAATGAGATTGCCTGCAGTGGAGATGGAATATTTTCAATGATAATTGAGAATTTCACCATCAGCGACAACACGATCACGGCCCGTGATACTGCCATGGAAGGATGGATGTGTGTAAACGGTTCCGTAACCGGAAACAGCATCAATGGAAACCCGGATACCGGCATGGAGATCCTCCTGGCGCAGGATATATCCCTGCAAAACAACACGGTTGATGCCTCCTCTGAAGGGATCTCTGCGCTGTACTTCTGGGACTCCCTGGTATCCGGCAACACCGTACGGTGCAACGATACGGGCATAGGATTGCTGGTCCTTGGATACGGCTCGGAGATCTCTGAAAATACCGTTGATAACTGCTCGGTACAGGCCATAATGGAGCTGAACAATTCCTCGGTATCCGGAAACCGCTTCTCCGGCGGGGCATACCCGGTCATTGAAGCATCGGACGGCGGGGGAGCGGTCTATGTCTACCGCAATGACTTCGTGCTGACGGAGACCGTTCCGGACGGAGACATTCTCAGTGCAACTGCTGCAGCGGAGATGCCCGCTACAGCCGCAATGGATGCGGCAGCTGCCTTCTCTGTCTCAGGATACAGCATCGAAGATGTCCTGCCGGGCGAATGGGACAAGACCGGGCAGTTCAGTGCGATGGCAGCAGCAACAGATGTACCCGTTATTGCACAGCAGGCGGATGCGGCGAACGTCACCTGGCACTCCCCGGCACCCGTAACCTACTGGTACGGCGTTCAGAAGTGCAACGAGACGATGGGCAACTACTGGAGCACCTACACCGGCACCGACACCACCCATGACGGCATCGGGGATACGCCGTTCGTCTACCTGAACGAGACAAAGGACTGGTATCCTCTGGTCAACACTATCGCCTCCTACTCACTGACCGAACCGCAACTTCCTGACGGTGACGACCCCGCAGGCGATATCGCCGTTGCGGGCACCCTATCGACCGGTGAATCCGCAACCCTCCGTTTCACCGGATCTCCCGTGCAGACGGTCACCCTCACCGCAACGGAGACTACCGGAAAGGTCGTCCTCACGGTCGACCGGGCACCCACCGGCCCGGCCGGACTGACGGGACCGGTCTATTCCTACCTTTCGGCTCAGCTTAGCGGAATGACGGATGGCGAGGTCGGCGGTGCCGCCATCTCCTTCCGTGTGCCCGCCGCGTGGCTCCGGGCAGAAGGGCTCGAACCGGCGGATATCTCCCTCTTCCGGTTCCATGACGGCGCCTG
- a CDS encoding FmdE family protein has protein sequence MTVTLPPFEEVAEFHGHICPGLAYGYRASEYAKECLNAGRAVDEEMVAIVENDACMIDAIQYITGCTMGKGNLIFRDHGKPVYTFILRNGEKAVRISQKPAFSMDALFPDMTEIQARMGAGTATPADSDRMQEIRTEMIGKILTAPLDEIYECTEVTPELPERARIFRSVPCAVCGEPVSEQRARVQDGKIVCIPCFNAYTRGW, from the coding sequence ATGACAGTAACACTTCCGCCGTTTGAAGAAGTGGCCGAATTCCACGGCCATATCTGTCCCGGGCTTGCATATGGGTACAGGGCATCGGAGTATGCCAAAGAATGCCTGAACGCCGGACGGGCAGTGGATGAAGAGATGGTCGCAATTGTTGAAAACGACGCCTGCATGATCGATGCCATCCAGTATATCACCGGCTGCACGATGGGGAAAGGCAACCTCATCTTCCGTGACCACGGAAAACCAGTCTATACCTTCATCCTGCGGAATGGTGAAAAGGCAGTTCGTATCTCCCAGAAACCTGCGTTCAGCATGGATGCCCTCTTTCCCGACATGACGGAGATCCAGGCAAGAATGGGTGCAGGCACCGCCACCCCGGCAGACAGTGATCGAATGCAGGAGATTCGCACAGAGATGATCGGGAAGATCCTCACCGCTCCGCTGGATGAAATCTATGAATGTACAGAGGTCACACCGGAACTGCCCGAACGGGCACGCATCTTCCGGTCTGTTCCCTGCGCCGTCTGCGGGGAGCCGGTATCCGAACAGCGTGCACGGGTGCAGGACGGGAAAATTGTCTGTATCCCCTGCTTCAATGCATATACCCGCGGCTGGTAG
- a CDS encoding NADH-quinone oxidoreductase subunit B family protein has translation MSYITKSPWIIHYDGSSCNGCDIEVLACLTPLYDLERFGIVNTGNPKHADVFLITGGINEQSRAVVKNTYEQMPDPKVVVAVGICATSGGVFRECYNIMGGVDTVIPVDVYVPGCAARPESIIDGVVRALGILEAKRAKMAEQEGKKQ, from the coding sequence ATGTCATATATTACAAAATCCCCGTGGATTATCCATTACGACGGGTCCAGCTGCAATGGCTGCGATATTGAAGTGCTTGCCTGCCTCACCCCGCTCTATGACCTCGAGCGGTTCGGGATTGTCAATACCGGCAACCCGAAACACGCTGATGTTTTCCTGATAACGGGGGGCATCAATGAACAGAGCCGGGCAGTGGTCAAAAACACCTATGAACAGATGCCGGACCCGAAAGTCGTGGTCGCTGTAGGCATCTGCGCCACCTCCGGCGGCGTATTCCGTGAATGCTACAACATCATGGGCGGGGTCGACACGGTCATCCCGGTCGATGTCTATGTGCCCGGCTGTGCAGCCCGTCCCGAGTCCATCATCGACGGCGTCGTCCGTGCCCTGGGAATTCTTGAAGCGAAACGGGCAAAGATGGCAGAACAGGAGGGAAAAAAGCAATGA
- a CDS encoding 4Fe-4S dicluster domain-containing protein, translating to MTLFAMVKRALVNVTGKPATLMYPATPAKQYEASRGHVVIAIEDCIYCGNCQRHCVSQAITVDRAERTWEIDRLRCIICGVCAEVCPKDCIFVEPDYHPSSTGPSVEFVEGPPEPPKEEKTETSGE from the coding sequence ATGACGTTATTTGCCATGGTAAAGCGGGCACTTGTGAATGTGACGGGAAAACCCGCCACCCTGATGTATCCTGCAACACCTGCAAAACAGTATGAGGCATCACGCGGGCATGTGGTCATCGCAATCGAGGACTGCATCTACTGCGGCAACTGCCAGCGCCACTGTGTCTCACAGGCGATCACGGTCGACCGTGCGGAACGGACGTGGGAAATTGACCGCCTCCGCTGCATCATCTGCGGTGTCTGTGCCGAGGTATGTCCAAAGGACTGTATCTTTGTGGAGCCTGACTACCACCCCTCATCCACCGGTCCGTCGGTGGAGTTCGTGGAAGGGCCGCCCGAACCGCCAAAAGAAGAGAAGACAGAAACAAGCGGGGAATAA
- a CDS encoding hydrogenase large subunit produces the protein MGNQIVVPFGPQHPVLPEPIHLDLVMEDERVVEAVPTIGYVHRGLEKLVEKRDFKDYVLIAERICGICSFTHSVTYCNAIEHIMGIEVPPRAQFIRTIWMEYSRMHSHLLWLGLAADAMGFENLFMNAWRLREEILDDMEATTGGRVIQGSSKVGGIRLDIPDEKLGEMVDHLKKIRPLLEESNRIFTHDQTVRHRMRGLGVLSEKDAWDLGAVGPVARGSGCDMDVRSSGYSAYGELGFKPVVFTHGDCLDRCLVRSEEVLASVDLVERAVAKMPDGPIEEKVKGNPNGEYFAFSEQPRGECMHYVRANGKKNIVRHRVRTPTFTNIPPLVKMLEGIEMADVPVVVLTIDPCIGCAER, from the coding sequence ATGGGCAACCAAATCGTTGTGCCATTCGGCCCGCAGCACCCGGTGCTGCCTGAACCCATTCATCTGGACCTGGTGATGGAAGACGAACGGGTGGTGGAGGCAGTCCCCACCATCGGGTATGTCCACCGTGGTCTCGAAAAACTCGTTGAGAAGCGGGATTTCAAGGATTATGTCCTCATCGCGGAACGTATCTGCGGGATATGCTCGTTCACCCATTCGGTGACCTACTGTAATGCGATTGAACATATCATGGGTATTGAAGTGCCGCCACGGGCGCAGTTCATCCGGACCATCTGGATGGAATACTCAAGGATGCACTCGCATCTTCTCTGGCTCGGTCTCGCCGCGGATGCAATGGGATTCGAGAACCTCTTCATGAACGCCTGGCGCCTGAGAGAGGAAATCCTCGATGACATGGAGGCCACGACCGGCGGTCGGGTCATCCAGGGCTCATCGAAGGTCGGCGGTATCCGCCTTGACATCCCGGATGAGAAACTCGGGGAGATGGTGGACCATCTGAAGAAAATACGGCCCCTCCTCGAGGAGTCGAACCGCATCTTCACTCATGACCAGACTGTCCGCCACCGGATGCGGGGTCTCGGTGTGCTCTCAGAGAAGGACGCATGGGACCTCGGTGCGGTCGGCCCGGTGGCCCGTGGGAGCGGGTGTGACATGGACGTCCGGTCCAGTGGCTACTCTGCATACGGCGAACTGGGGTTCAAACCGGTCGTGTTCACCCACGGTGACTGTCTGGACCGCTGTCTCGTTCGCTCGGAAGAGGTGCTTGCATCAGTTGACCTTGTGGAACGGGCGGTGGCAAAGATGCCGGACGGCCCCATTGAGGAGAAGGTGAAGGGGAACCCCAACGGTGAGTATTTCGCCTTCTCTGAACAGCCCCGCGGAGAGTGCATGCACTACGTGAGGGCAAACGGTAAGAAGAACATTGTCCGACACCGTGTGCGGACACCGACCTTCACCAACATTCCACCGCTGGTGAAGATGCTTGAGGGCATCGAGATGGCGGATGTCCCGGTGGTGGTGTTGACCATTGACCCGTGTATCGGGTGTGCGGAGAGGTGA
- a CDS encoding thiamine S protein, whose product MPVVRFRFSRSQTVSEYVYQEGETYADLLLRCGLIPDTVLIFAGDRSLPEDTPVCEDEVTIEETASRG is encoded by the coding sequence ATGCCGGTTGTCAGATTTCGTTTCTCCCGTTCACAGACGGTATCAGAGTATGTCTATCAGGAAGGAGAGACCTATGCGGATCTTCTGCTGCGCTGCGGTCTTATCCCGGACACGGTCCTCATCTTTGCCGGTGACCGTTCCCTGCCGGAGGATACGCCGGTCTGCGAAGATGAAGTGACGATAGAAGAGACTGCGTCACGGGGATAG
- a CDS encoding respiratory chain complex I subunit 1 family protein, giving the protein MIEEIIFAIGFIILAPFIGALIGGIDRKVTARMQGRVGPPVLQPLYDIFKLFEKEKAVVRNEVNFYIFSYLIFVVFTGALFFSGGDILLVIFALTLAHAFLILGAYAAVSPYSHVGAERELLQLMAVEPMLILAATGFYMATGSFAVKDIALWPEPVVLTIPLIFVGIVYVLTIKLRKSPFDLATTHHAHQELVKGLTTEFAGPTLGMVEIAHLYETVFFLGIVWLFFASMPWVGLAAVIVVYFLEILVDNTTTRVRWQVMLRSAWLVALVAGAINLGVLALL; this is encoded by the coding sequence ATGATTGAAGAGATTATCTTTGCAATAGGATTCATCATCCTCGCACCGTTCATCGGTGCTCTTATCGGCGGTATCGACCGGAAGGTGACCGCCCGGATGCAGGGGCGGGTCGGCCCGCCGGTACTCCAGCCGCTCTATGATATATTCAAGCTCTTTGAGAAGGAGAAAGCAGTCGTCAGAAACGAGGTGAATTTCTACATATTCTCATACCTGATATTTGTCGTCTTTACCGGAGCGCTCTTCTTCTCCGGCGGAGACATCCTGCTCGTAATCTTCGCACTGACGCTCGCACATGCCTTCCTCATCCTGGGAGCCTATGCGGCAGTCTCCCCGTACAGTCATGTCGGGGCGGAGCGTGAACTGCTTCAGCTGATGGCAGTCGAACCGATGCTGATTCTTGCGGCAACCGGGTTCTATATGGCAACAGGCTCCTTTGCGGTAAAAGACATCGCCCTCTGGCCGGAGCCCGTTGTCCTGACAATCCCCCTCATCTTTGTGGGAATCGTCTATGTGCTCACCATCAAGCTGCGCAAGTCACCGTTTGATCTGGCGACCACCCACCATGCCCACCAGGAACTGGTGAAGGGACTGACAACCGAGTTTGCCGGCCCCACCCTTGGCATGGTCGAGATTGCACACCTCTATGAGACGGTATTCTTCCTTGGCATCGTCTGGCTCTTCTTTGCCTCCATGCCGTGGGTCGGTCTCGCTGCCGTCATCGTTGTCTATTTCCTTGAGATACTCGTAGACAATACCACAACACGTGTTCGCTGGCAGGTAATGCTCAGGAGTGCATGGCTCGTGGCACTCGTTGCCGGGGCTATAAACCTGGGGGTTCTTGCCCTGCTCTAG
- a CDS encoding NADH-quinone oxidoreductase subunit C: protein MIEQKHTIIEIAVTDLLKTVEEYHTKGNRLVQIGCTPLGDCYEINYTFTTAWEFESLRITVHDGDEIPSISGIYWGAFIYENEIHDLFGLTVTGMNVDFQGHLIETRVPTPFKNPPTVTKVPKGGDA from the coding sequence ATGATCGAACAGAAACACACCATTATAGAAATAGCGGTCACCGACCTCCTGAAAACAGTGGAGGAATACCACACAAAGGGGAACCGCCTGGTTCAGATCGGCTGCACCCCGTTAGGCGACTGCTATGAAATCAACTATACCTTCACAACAGCGTGGGAATTTGAGAGCCTCCGCATCACCGTACACGACGGCGACGAGATCCCAAGTATCTCCGGCATCTACTGGGGAGCATTCATCTATGAAAACGAGATCCATGACCTCTTTGGTCTGACCGTGACTGGCATGAACGTCGATTTCCAGGGACATCTCATCGAAACACGAGTCCCGACACCCTTCAAAAACCCACCCACCGTCACAAAAGTCCCGAAAGGGGGTGATGCATAA